The following are encoded in a window of Prochlorococcus marinus str. MIT 1013 genomic DNA:
- a CDS encoding chlorophyll a/b binding light-harvesting protein: MQTYGNPSVTYDWYAGNSGTANRSGKFIAAHAAHAGLMMFWAGAFTLFELARYDSSVAMGNQNLICLPHLAQLGIGGIENGVITEPYGCTVIAVLHLIFSGVLGAGGILHSTRYDGDLGNYPEGSRPKKFDFEWDDPDKLTFILGHHLIFLGLANIQFVEWAQYHGIWDTALGATRTVSYNLDLGMIWNHQADFLQISSLEDVMGGHAFLAFFQIIGGAFHIITKQFGEYTEFKGKGLLSAEAVLSYSLAGVGYCALVAAFWSSTNTTVYSTEFFGDVLQLKFDFAPYFVDTDASLATGAHTARAWLANVHFYLGFFFIQGHLWHALRAMGFDFRRVGKAFDNMENAKITNG, encoded by the coding sequence GTGCAGACCTACGGGAATCCTAGCGTTACCTATGACTGGTACGCGGGTAATTCAGGGACGGCCAATCGCTCCGGAAAATTCATCGCTGCGCATGCTGCCCATGCTGGTTTGATGATGTTCTGGGCAGGTGCGTTCACTTTATTTGAGCTAGCTCGTTATGACTCATCCGTTGCGATGGGTAATCAAAACTTGATCTGCTTGCCTCACCTTGCTCAACTTGGAATAGGTGGAATCGAAAACGGAGTAATAACTGAGCCATATGGTTGCACAGTTATTGCTGTACTTCACCTTATTTTCTCTGGTGTTCTTGGTGCTGGTGGAATTCTTCACTCCACAAGATATGACGGTGATTTAGGAAACTACCCAGAAGGAAGTCGTCCTAAAAAGTTTGACTTCGAGTGGGATGATCCAGACAAACTTACATTTATTCTTGGTCACCACCTAATTTTCCTAGGTTTGGCAAACATTCAATTCGTTGAATGGGCTCAATATCATGGTATTTGGGATACTGCTCTAGGAGCTACTCGTACAGTCTCTTACAATCTAGATTTAGGAATGATTTGGAATCACCAAGCTGATTTCCTTCAAATTTCTAGTTTAGAAGATGTAATGGGTGGCCATGCTTTCTTAGCATTTTTCCAAATAATTGGTGGTGCATTCCACATCATCACTAAGCAATTTGGTGAGTACACGGAATTCAAAGGTAAAGGACTCCTTTCAGCTGAAGCTGTTCTTTCATACTCACTCGCTGGTGTTGGCTATTGTGCTCTTGTTGCAGCTTTCTGGAGTTCAACAAACACAACTGTTTATTCAACAGAATTCTTTGGAGATGTACTTCAACTGAAGTTTGACTTTGCTCCTTATTTTGTTGATACCGACGCATCACTTGCTACTGGCGCCCACACAGCTAGAGCATGGTTAGCAAATGTTCACTTCTATCTTGGTTTCTTCTTCATCCAGGGTCACCTCTGGCATGCTTTAAGAGCTATGGGATTTGACTTCAGACGTGTAGGCAAAGCGTTCGACAATATGGAAAACGCAAAAATCACTAACGGTTAA
- a CDS encoding AhpC/TSA family protein encodes MKTKLNALMDCKNIIIEFIGIERGERFFLKKRKKLIVLLGSFADFDSFEYAQQLSAQSKKLSKHSVDLLLIGIGSEKSKDYFCSFNKIDIQNVIALRNADLHEKLKLNPGFVSRLPAIVNLLIMCAGINSRGTIKEVIRGYLGDKNSKNLFSFNEDIIIGPFSLFKGEMFDIFSKKQHLRPFELATRRLSNMIQILCNWNIYVPDSSFLTQRGATILLNEKNEVLYEFFSESLLGYSRKMSEPLSFLENILN; translated from the coding sequence TTGAAAACAAAGCTAAATGCATTAATGGATTGCAAAAATATTATTATTGAGTTTATTGGAATAGAAAGGGGAGAGAGGTTTTTTCTGAAAAAAAGAAAGAAGTTGATAGTTTTGCTGGGTTCTTTTGCTGATTTTGACAGTTTTGAATACGCTCAACAATTAAGTGCCCAATCAAAAAAACTTTCTAAGCACTCAGTTGATTTGTTATTGATAGGAATTGGCAGTGAAAAATCTAAAGATTATTTTTGTAGTTTTAATAAGATTGATATTCAAAATGTTATTGCATTAAGAAATGCAGACCTTCATGAAAAACTTAAACTGAATCCAGGGTTTGTTTCACGACTACCAGCAATAGTTAATTTATTAATTATGTGTGCAGGTATAAATTCCAGAGGTACAATTAAAGAGGTTATAAGAGGTTACCTTGGGGATAAAAATTCAAAGAATTTATTTAGTTTTAATGAGGATATAATTATAGGACCTTTCTCCTTATTCAAAGGGGAAATGTTTGATATTTTTTCTAAAAAACAACATTTACGTCCTTTTGAACTAGCTACTAGGAGACTTTCTAATATGATTCAAATCCTATGTAATTGGAATATATATGTTCCTGACTCCTCATTTCTAACGCAGAGAGGGGCAACAATATTATTAAATGAAAAAAATGAGGTCTTATATGAATTTTTTTCAGAGAGCCTTCTAGGATATTCAAGAAAAATGAGTGAACCATTATCATTCCTAGAAAATATATTGAATTAA
- a CDS encoding ATP-binding cassette domain-containing protein, which translates to MRIESKKDLISWATFRNINVYIDKVEILSNINIDLNYGENILILGPNGSGKSTFLKLLNRSIYPIASKHSSLKLFNQENINIWDVRKKIGFLFKEMEQRVNKGVKLYDLIISGFSGTFNSRYSKLLSEKEKIKIYNLINKWGLNNIIDKDFTSLSDGQRRRALLARALVYEPNILVLDEPFSNLDIKSNYILNKNINKLIDQSVNIIYVTHNLESILSKTNRVLLIKEGKIIKDGNPNELITSKTLSDLFGISLNVMKQEEYWRGIPE; encoded by the coding sequence ATGAGAATTGAATCTAAAAAAGATTTAATAAGCTGGGCAACTTTTAGAAATATAAATGTTTACATTGATAAAGTAGAGATTTTATCGAATATCAATATTGATTTGAATTATGGTGAAAATATACTCATATTAGGCCCAAATGGGTCTGGTAAATCAACTTTTTTAAAGTTATTAAATAGATCCATTTATCCTATAGCATCAAAGCATAGTTCATTGAAACTATTTAATCAGGAAAACATAAATATTTGGGATGTAAGGAAAAAGATTGGATTTTTATTTAAAGAAATGGAACAAAGAGTAAACAAAGGAGTAAAGCTTTATGATTTAATTATATCAGGTTTTTCTGGGACATTCAATTCACGATACTCTAAATTACTTTCAGAAAAAGAAAAAATAAAAATATATAATCTAATAAATAAATGGGGACTAAATAATATTATTGATAAAGATTTCACCTCATTATCAGATGGTCAAAGAAGGAGAGCCTTACTAGCTAGAGCTCTTGTTTATGAACCCAATATACTAGTCCTTGACGAACCTTTTTCTAATTTAGATATAAAATCAAATTATATTTTAAATAAGAACATAAATAAATTAATTGACCAATCAGTAAATATAATTTATGTTACACATAATTTAGAATCTATACTGTCTAAGACTAATAGAGTTCTTTTGATAAAAGAAGGTAAAATAATAAAAGATGGGAATCCTAATGAATTAATAACTTCAAAAACACTTAGTGATCTTTTTGGAATTTCTCTTAATGTAATGAAGCAAGAGGAATACTGGAGAGGTATACCAGAATAA
- a CDS encoding Rieske 2Fe-2S domain-containing protein: MKEEKGKENNSYEYETNNLISSAFNEQNTVKDIDNISSKPSNQLTNGLLGWYSVSSSETIKEGKLNHFTIYNEPLVLYRDREGIVRCVKDVCPHRGASFLGGEVINGQLVCPYHGARFSSQGSCTNLDRITCQHIIDSNYDNYAKSIKLFQYPCIEKEGYIYIYYTGTPLANIEDFEIKSSINSLLPDSYGFPSLEYEYEEVYVDFKADWARIIENHLDILHVFWMHGDTIPDKNVNRETITSFNQKIKRDNRQIESIYSYKTNGQEEFIRIKFVPPGRIFIYKGSPESTRYIQVLDHIPLGSNKARVIVRHYRKFLKNKIFTNLVLFSHLQRRTFYKIFTEDYLVLKTQTFNDQMGYIQKDNVKLLGEDKMVQYYWDWLQNALNKEKPWDLHPTNSLTNSVHEDRGMKYPPENPNMAIKNNRKIIIKLLTRLLFPISFILLLV, translated from the coding sequence ATGAAAGAAGAAAAAGGAAAAGAAAATAATTCATATGAATATGAGACTAATAATCTCATTAGTTCAGCTTTTAATGAGCAAAATACAGTAAAAGACATAGATAATATTTCTTCAAAGCCATCTAATCAATTAACTAATGGACTATTGGGATGGTATTCAGTATCGAGCAGTGAGACAATCAAAGAGGGTAAATTAAATCACTTCACAATATATAATGAGCCACTTGTTTTATATCGTGATAGGGAAGGAATTGTTAGATGTGTAAAAGACGTATGTCCCCATAGAGGAGCTTCTTTTTTAGGTGGTGAAGTTATAAACGGACAACTTGTTTGTCCTTATCATGGGGCAAGGTTCTCATCTCAAGGAAGTTGTACAAACTTAGATAGAATAACTTGTCAGCATATTATTGATTCTAATTATGATAATTATGCTAAAAGCATAAAGCTTTTTCAGTACCCATGCATAGAAAAAGAAGGTTATATTTATATATATTATACTGGGACACCACTTGCAAATATTGAAGACTTTGAGATCAAGTCTTCAATAAATAGCCTTCTTCCTGATTCCTATGGATTTCCATCATTAGAGTACGAATATGAAGAAGTATATGTAGATTTCAAAGCGGATTGGGCAAGGATTATTGAAAACCATCTAGATATATTACATGTATTCTGGATGCACGGAGATACTATTCCAGACAAAAATGTTAACAGGGAAACCATTACTAGTTTTAATCAAAAAATAAAAAGAGATAATAGACAAATAGAAAGTATTTATTCATATAAAACAAATGGGCAAGAAGAGTTTATTAGAATAAAATTTGTACCTCCAGGTAGGATTTTTATATATAAAGGCTCACCTGAAAGTACAAGATATATTCAAGTTCTTGATCATATTCCACTAGGAAGTAATAAAGCAAGAGTCATAGTGAGACATTACAGGAAATTCCTAAAAAATAAGATATTCACAAATTTAGTTTTATTTAGCCATTTACAACGAAGAACATTTTATAAGATTTTTACAGAAGATTATTTAGTATTAAAGACCCAAACATTTAATGATCAGATGGGTTATATACAAAAGGATAATGTCAAATTATTAGGCGAAGATAAAATGGTACAATATTACTGGGATTGGCTACAAAACGCATTAAACAAAGAAAAACCATGGGATTTACATCCCACTAATTCATTAACCAACTCTGTTCATGAGGATAGAGGGATGAAATATCCACCAGAAAATCCTAATATGGCAATAAAGAATAATAGAAAGATAATTATTAAGCTTTTGACAAGATTATTATTCCCAATAAGTTTTATTCTTCTATTAGTGTAA
- the galE gene encoding UDP-glucose 4-epimerase GalE has translation MRVLLTGGSGFIGSHIALLLLEKGYDVLIIDSFVNSSPNAIKAIKNYLDDKNLNYNLKTINCDIRDKQLLGKIFIDSAKEFNPIQTVIHLAGLKSVSESFINPLLYWDVNVCGTENLLATMNENECYSIVFSSSATIYGLTDSIPITEDHKISPINPYGKTKVAIENMFYDLYRSNISSWKICSLRYFNPAGAHPSGFIGEDPVGIPNNLFPYITQVASGRRKFVNVFGDDWETNDGSGVRDYIHIMDLSEGHIRALDFLCSNKSCLEFVNLGSGKGYSVFQIISQFEQSTGSQIPFSIQSRRDGDLAKSYADISKAKNLLGWAPKRSLEQICLDGWKWQRKNPNGYT, from the coding sequence ATGAGGGTACTTTTAACTGGTGGTTCTGGATTCATAGGTTCTCACATTGCTTTGTTGTTGCTTGAGAAGGGATATGATGTATTAATAATAGACTCTTTCGTTAATAGTTCTCCAAATGCAATTAAAGCAATTAAAAATTATTTAGATGATAAAAATTTAAATTATAATTTAAAAACGATTAATTGCGATATTAGAGATAAACAACTTTTAGGTAAAATTTTTATCGATTCTGCTAAAGAATTTAATCCGATACAAACGGTTATTCATCTTGCTGGCTTGAAGTCTGTATCTGAATCTTTTATTAACCCCCTTCTTTATTGGGATGTAAATGTTTGTGGTACAGAAAATCTTTTAGCTACTATGAATGAAAATGAATGTTATTCAATAGTTTTTAGTAGTAGTGCAACTATCTATGGCTTAACAGATTCTATTCCCATAACTGAAGACCATAAAATCTCACCAATTAACCCCTATGGCAAAACAAAGGTCGCAATTGAAAATATGTTTTATGATTTATATAGATCAAATATAAGCTCTTGGAAGATTTGTTCCTTACGCTACTTTAATCCTGCTGGTGCTCACCCATCTGGTTTTATTGGAGAAGATCCAGTCGGAATTCCAAATAATCTATTCCCTTACATCACTCAGGTAGCAAGTGGAAGAAGAAAGTTTGTAAATGTTTTTGGTGATGATTGGGAAACTAATGATGGCTCAGGAGTTCGAGATTATATTCATATTATGGATTTGTCTGAAGGTCATATTAGGGCTTTAGACTTTTTATGTTCTAATAAATCATGTTTAGAATTTGTCAATTTAGGCTCTGGAAAGGGTTACTCAGTATTTCAGATCATTAGTCAATTCGAGCAATCTACCGGTTCTCAAATTCCATTTTCAATTCAAAGCAGAAGAGATGGTGACTTAGCCAAAAGTTATGCAGATATTTCAAAAGCAAAAAATCTTTTAGGATGGGCTCCTAAAAGATCATTAGAGCAGATTTGCTTGGATGGATGGAAATGGCAAAGGAAAAATCCAAATGGTTATACTTAA
- a CDS encoding asparaginase — translation MNLKDKLSTNNKNYLRILVKRGSSVESIHRAHASICDTKGRTLMKAGSSDYETFIRSALKPFQVLPFLTSGTSEKYNLDERALALACGSHSGSADQARIAFKLLWNADIDIKNLKCPVPPNKKSKLQHNCSGKHSAFLATCKKMNWDLENYLMGHHPLQKEIFRRVSELLKIPAEELIAERDDCGAPTLLLRLSQMAVLYAHLSRSDQPEFEKITRAMTHHPDLLAGEGCFDSELIKLGHNQIISKGGSEGIQCIGLLGEGLGLSIKVEDGSKRAKHAVAIHLLRQLEWITPSALEELDESILQKKPGIYLEVEGQLKIP, via the coding sequence ATGAATCTAAAAGACAAATTATCAACAAATAATAAAAATTATTTGAGGATCCTAGTCAAAAGAGGTTCAAGTGTGGAATCAATTCATAGGGCACACGCTTCAATTTGCGACACGAAAGGTAGGACCCTTATGAAAGCGGGGTCATCTGATTATGAAACTTTCATAAGATCAGCATTAAAACCTTTCCAGGTTTTGCCATTTCTTACAAGCGGAACTTCAGAAAAATATAATTTAGATGAAAGAGCCCTTGCCCTTGCATGCGGCTCACATTCTGGATCAGCAGATCAAGCAAGAATTGCTTTCAAACTCCTTTGGAATGCAGATATTGACATTAAGAATTTAAAATGCCCAGTTCCACCAAATAAAAAAAGTAAACTTCAACATAATTGTTCGGGAAAGCATTCTGCATTTCTAGCTACATGCAAAAAAATGAACTGGGATCTAGAAAACTATCTAATGGGACATCATCCACTTCAGAAAGAAATTTTCAGAAGAGTTTCAGAGTTGTTAAAAATCCCAGCAGAAGAATTAATTGCTGAAAGAGATGACTGTGGTGCGCCAACATTACTTTTGCGTTTATCCCAGATGGCTGTTTTGTATGCACACTTATCTAGATCGGATCAACCTGAATTTGAAAAAATAACTCGTGCAATGACACATCACCCAGATCTACTTGCTGGAGAGGGATGTTTTGATTCTGAATTAATAAAACTAGGTCACAATCAAATTATTAGCAAAGGTGGAAGTGAGGGTATTCAATGTATTGGTCTTTTGGGCGAAGGACTTGGACTCTCAATAAAGGTCGAAGATGGATCGAAAAGAGCAAAGCATGCAGTAGCAATACATCTATTGCGTCAACTTGAATGGATTACTCCATCTGCATTAGAGGAACTAGATGAAAGCATCCTCCAAAAAAAACCTGGTATCTATCTTGAAGTTGAAGGACAATTAAAGATCCCCTAA
- a CDS encoding CGLD27 family protein, whose amino-acid sequence MNKIICPVPPNQRPLNEFNSVRSSWIISWPFLEKSIFYRKLIFSWLLIIPLSLTISYGSDYLKNNIFELTLVSLTTSLVFPILLLIRQWLSWIYIYKRLNSENIEYEESGWYDGQIWEKPIDWRAKELLIAQYQVKPILNHLLKIIILIIFIILCSTFFLLLDIN is encoded by the coding sequence ATGAATAAAATAATATGTCCTGTACCCCCAAACCAAAGGCCTTTAAATGAATTTAATAGCGTTAGAAGCTCATGGATAATCTCCTGGCCTTTTTTAGAAAAAAGCATTTTCTACAGGAAATTAATATTTAGCTGGTTACTTATTATACCATTAAGTTTAACAATTTCTTATGGAAGTGATTACTTAAAAAATAACATTTTTGAACTTACATTAGTAAGCTTAACTACTTCTCTTGTCTTTCCTATTTTATTACTAATTAGACAATGGTTAAGTTGGATATACATATATAAACGTCTTAATTCTGAAAACATCGAATATGAAGAGTCTGGTTGGTATGATGGACAGATATGGGAAAAACCAATTGATTGGAGAGCAAAAGAATTGCTAATAGCTCAATATCAGGTTAAACCCATCTTAAATCACCTGTTGAAGATAATAATATTGATTATATTTATTATTCTTTGTTCAACCTTTTTCTTATTATTGGATATAAATTAG
- the rsfS gene encoding ribosome silencing factor, which produces MDSNLLIELAANACDDRKAGNIKLLKVDEVSSIADWILITEGLSDVQVRAIVNNVEKILREKADLLPLRKEGINEAKWALLDYGDLIINVFQPSERKYYDLESFWSNGIIHDFINNKLIALKYE; this is translated from the coding sequence ATGGATAGTAATTTGCTTATTGAATTAGCTGCAAATGCTTGTGATGACAGAAAAGCTGGAAATATAAAACTTTTAAAAGTTGACGAAGTCTCAAGTATTGCCGATTGGATACTAATTACTGAAGGACTTTCTGATGTTCAAGTAAGGGCCATAGTCAATAATGTAGAAAAAATACTGAGAGAAAAAGCCGACCTCCTTCCTCTCCGAAAGGAAGGAATAAACGAAGCAAAATGGGCATTATTAGATTATGGAGATCTAATAATAAATGTTTTTCAACCTAGTGAAAGAAAATACTACGATTTAGAATCTTTCTGGAGTAATGGAATTATTCATGATTTTATAAATAATAAATTAATCGCATTAAAGTATGAATAA
- a CDS encoding DUF3318 domain-containing protein, with the protein MSELQRLKGLLPPENQSWVFIEAAAAIDPPLITLEEIGRDEVEIQVDLDQWDYLAQDHRNLLFWHEVGRIQNDTIPRDGWEMAALAIGLGGAIGELWVQDGLLLLMALGLSGFAGYRLYLKNNSEKRLQDAISADERAIDLACRFGYSVPNAYKSLGGALKDLVEKSRKKKKRTFYEDRLEALRKSAERARAEMASQEGSKKSVTSENVYG; encoded by the coding sequence ATGAGCGAACTACAGCGCCTTAAAGGGCTGCTGCCACCTGAAAACCAAAGCTGGGTATTCATTGAAGCCGCAGCAGCAATAGATCCCCCCTTAATCACGCTTGAAGAAATTGGGCGAGACGAAGTGGAGATCCAAGTTGACTTGGATCAATGGGACTACTTAGCTCAAGATCATAGAAATTTATTGTTTTGGCATGAGGTGGGACGCATTCAAAATGACACCATCCCTAGAGATGGCTGGGAAATGGCAGCTCTTGCAATAGGTTTAGGTGGTGCAATAGGAGAATTATGGGTACAAGATGGATTGTTACTTTTAATGGCACTTGGATTATCAGGTTTTGCAGGATACAGATTGTATTTAAAGAATAATTCTGAAAAACGCCTCCAAGACGCTATATCCGCTGATGAGAGAGCTATTGATTTAGCTTGTAGATTTGGATATAGCGTTCCGAATGCTTATAAAAGTCTTGGTGGTGCGTTAAAAGATTTGGTAGAAAAATCTAGAAAGAAAAAAAAGAGAACATTTTATGAAGATAGATTAGAAGCACTTAGAAAGAGTGCCGAAAGAGCTCGGGCAGAAATGGCATCTCAAGAGGGATCTAAGAAATCAGTTACAAGTGAAAATGTTTATGGATAG